The Chanodichthys erythropterus isolate Z2021 chromosome 12, ASM2448905v1, whole genome shotgun sequence genome contains a region encoding:
- the LOC137031591 gene encoding T-cell surface antigen CD2-like, protein MIFQYNLLLIFCGFTALSVSTETCGKDLLVGTSCITKLQEKYKDKSNDIKWTHSSSYAVIERRNKKMKSNTPGLTMEEDGSLRFESVSLKDTGTYTYTVTSSDGTEIAKDKVEIKVYEKVPKPTVMINCTADGNAALSCDVENSKDPSLTVSWYEDGKLIQNEINPQVFLSSTQVQENKTYSCETHNPVSREKSESVTVSCGNLVHGHDSGFDLIMVSIIASGGALLLLFLIICAYRSCQRSTKHQPAHHHAHLCSICQNCGENRLLLKQGFMTI, encoded by the exons ATGATCTTCCAATACAATCTGTTATTGATCTTCTGTGGCTTCACTGCACTCTCTG tcTCAACAGAGACATGTGGAAAAGATCTACTAGTGGGAACGTCCTGCATCACGAAGCTACAAGAAAAATATAAAGACAAATCTAATGACATAAAATGGACCCATTCCTCCAGTTACGCCGTAATTGAGAGGAGAAATAAGAAGATGAAGTCAAACACTCCAGGTTTAACAATGGAAGAAGACGGATCATTAAGATTTGAAAGTGTTAGTCTGAAGGACACGGgcacatatacatacactgtTACTAGTTCTGATGGTACAGAGATTGCTAAAGATAAAGTGGAAATTAAAGTATATG AAAAGGTCCCTAAACCTACAGTGATGATCAACTGCACCGCTGATGGGAATGCTGCTCTCTCCTGTGACGTGGAAAACAGTAAAGATCCGAGTCTGACTGTATCCTGGTATGAAGATGGAAAACTCATCCAGAATGAAATAAATCCTCAAGTGTTCTTGTCATCTACTCAAGTACAGGAGAATAAAACATACTCATGTGAGACACACAATCCTGTCAGCAGAGAGAAAAGTGAGAGTGTTACAGTATCGT GTGGAAACCTTGTCCATGGTCATGACTCTGGCTTTGACTTGATCATGGTGAGCATCATAGCCAGCGGAGGAGCCCTTCTGCTGCTGTTTCTCATCATCTGTGCATATCGAAGCTGTCAGCGAAGCACAAAGCACCAACCAG CTCACCACCATGCCCACCTTTGTAGCATTTGTCAAAACTGTGGTGAGAACCGCCTTCTGCTGAAGCAGGGTTTCATGACCATTTAA
- the LOC137033052 gene encoding uncharacterized protein isoform X2, which yields MKLRTKTNEKPSEIKWTHDRNYNILHWRDGRIKVKAEGVSKEEDGSLRFQSVTLKDTGTYTYTVTSSDGTEIAKDKVEIKVYEKVPKPTVKFNCTADGNATLSCDVGNSKDPSLTVSWRIKRTHARHTILSAEIKVRMLQYHVKAQVLLNFLALISGSWWASYPADQPFCCC from the exons ATGAAGCTGAGAACAAAAACCAATGAGAAACCTTCTGAGATAAAATGGACCCATGACAGAAACTACAACATTCTTCACTGGAGAGATGGGAGAATCAAAGTGAAAGCTGAAGGTGTATCTAAGGAAGAAGATGGATCATTAAGATTTCAAAGTGTTACTCTGAAGGACACGGgcacatatacatacactgtTACTAGTTCTGATGGTACAGAGATTGCTAAAGATAAAGTGGAAATTAAAGTATATG AAAAGGTCCCTAAACCGACAGTGAAGTTCAACTGCACCGCTGATGGGAATGCTACTCTCTCCTGTGACGTGGGAAACAGTAAAGATCCGAGTCTGACTGTATCCTG GAGAATAAAACGTACTCATGCGAGGCACACAATCCTGTCAGCAGAAATAAAAGTGAGAATGTTACAGTATCAT GTGAAGGCCCAGGTCCTATTAAactttttggctttgatttctgGATCCTGGTGGGCATCCTATCCGGCGGATCAGCCCTTCTGCTGCTGCTAA
- the LOC137033052 gene encoding uncharacterized protein isoform X1, whose amino-acid sequence MIFQFSLSLMFLFGFAVSTETCGKDLLVGTSCIMKLRTKTNEKPSEIKWTHDRNYNILHWRDGRIKVKAEGVSKEEDGSLRFQSVTLKDTGTYTYTVTSSDGTEIAKDKVEIKVYEKVPKPTVKFNCTADGNATLSCDVGNSKDPSLTVSWRIKRTHARHTILSAEIKVRMLQYHVKAQVLLNFLALISGSWWASYPADQPFCCC is encoded by the exons ATGATCTTCCAATTCAGTCTGTCACTGATGTTCCTCTTTGGCTTCGCTG tcTCAACAGAGACATGTGGAAAAGATCTACTAGTGGGAACGTCCTGCATCATGAAGCTGAGAACAAAAACCAATGAGAAACCTTCTGAGATAAAATGGACCCATGACAGAAACTACAACATTCTTCACTGGAGAGATGGGAGAATCAAAGTGAAAGCTGAAGGTGTATCTAAGGAAGAAGATGGATCATTAAGATTTCAAAGTGTTACTCTGAAGGACACGGgcacatatacatacactgtTACTAGTTCTGATGGTACAGAGATTGCTAAAGATAAAGTGGAAATTAAAGTATATG AAAAGGTCCCTAAACCGACAGTGAAGTTCAACTGCACCGCTGATGGGAATGCTACTCTCTCCTGTGACGTGGGAAACAGTAAAGATCCGAGTCTGACTGTATCCTG GAGAATAAAACGTACTCATGCGAGGCACACAATCCTGTCAGCAGAAATAAAAGTGAGAATGTTACAGTATCAT GTGAAGGCCCAGGTCCTATTAAactttttggctttgatttctgGATCCTGGTGGGCATCCTATCCGGCGGATCAGCCCTTCTGCTGCTGCTAA
- the LOC137033052 gene encoding uncharacterized protein isoform X3 — translation MIFQFSLSLMFLFGFAVSTETCGKDLLVGTSCIMKLRTKTNEKPSEIKWTHDRNYNILHWRDGRIKVKAEGVSKEEDGSLRFQSVTLKDTGTYTYTVTSSDGTEIAKDKVEIKVYEKVPKPTVKFNCTADGNATLSCDVGNSKDPSLTVSW, via the exons ATGATCTTCCAATTCAGTCTGTCACTGATGTTCCTCTTTGGCTTCGCTG tcTCAACAGAGACATGTGGAAAAGATCTACTAGTGGGAACGTCCTGCATCATGAAGCTGAGAACAAAAACCAATGAGAAACCTTCTGAGATAAAATGGACCCATGACAGAAACTACAACATTCTTCACTGGAGAGATGGGAGAATCAAAGTGAAAGCTGAAGGTGTATCTAAGGAAGAAGATGGATCATTAAGATTTCAAAGTGTTACTCTGAAGGACACGGgcacatatacatacactgtTACTAGTTCTGATGGTACAGAGATTGCTAAAGATAAAGTGGAAATTAAAGTATATG AAAAGGTCCCTAAACCGACAGTGAAGTTCAACTGCACCGCTGATGGGAATGCTACTCTCTCCTGTGACGTGGGAAACAGTAAAGATCCGAGTCTGACTGTATCCTG GTGA